From the genome of Globicephala melas chromosome 11, mGloMel1.2, whole genome shotgun sequence, one region includes:
- the LOC115848795 gene encoding histone H2B type 1-K-like: protein MPELAKSALAPKKGSKKAVTKAQKKDGKKRKRSRKESYSVYVYKVLKQVHPDTGISSKAMGIMNSFVNDIFERIAGEASRLAHYNKRSTITSREIQTAVRLLLPGELAKHAVSEGTKAVTKYTSAK from the coding sequence ATGCCTGAGCTGGCGAAGTCCGCTCTGGCCCCGAAGAAAGGCTCTAAGAAGGCGGTGACCAAAGCGCAGAAGAAGGATGGCAAGAAACGGAAGCGCAGCCGCAAGGAGAGCTACTCCGTGTACGTGTACAAGGTGCTGAAGCAGGTCCACCCGGACACTGGCATCTCGTCCAAGGCTATGGGCATCATGAACTCGTTCGTCAACGACATTTTCGAGCGCATCGCGGGCGAGGCGTCGCGCCTGGCGCACTACAACAAGCGCTCGACCATCACGTCCAGGGAGATTCAGACGGCCGTGCGCCTGCTGCTGCCCGGGGAGTTGGCCAAGCACGCCGTGTCCGAGGGTACCAAGGCTGTCACCAAGTACACCAGCGCCAAGTAA
- the LOC115848791 gene encoding histone H2A type 1-J, protein MSGRGKQGGKARAKAKTRSSRAGLQFPVGRVHRLLRKGNYAERVGAGAPVYLAAVLEYLTAEILELAGNAARDNKKTRIIPRHLQLAIRNDEELNKLLGKVTIAQGGVLPNIQAVLLPKKTESHHKTK, encoded by the coding sequence ATGTCTGGACGAGGCAAACAAGGAGGTAAGGCTCGCGCTAAGGCTAAGACTCGGTCTTCGCGGGCCGGGCTTCAGTTCCCCGTGGGCCGAGTGCACCGCCTGCTTCGTAAGGGTAACTACGCCGAGCGGGTCGGGGCCGGCGCGCCGGTGTACCTGGCGGCGGTGCTGGAGTACCTAACGGCCGAGATCCTGGAGCTGGCAGGCAACGCGGCCCGCGACAACAAGAAGACGCGTATCATCCCGCGCCACTTGCAGTTGGCCATCCGCAACGACGAGGAGCTCAACAAGCTGCTCGGCAAAGTCACCATCGCGCAGGGCGGCGTCCTGCCCAACATCCAGGCCGTGCTGCTGCCTAAGAAGACCGAGAGCCATCATAAGACCAAATAA
- the H4C9 gene encoding histone H4 produces MSGRGKGGKGLGKGGAKRHRKVLRDNIQGITKPAIRRLARRGGVKRISGLIYEETRGVLKVFLENVIRDAVTYTEHAKRKTVTAMDVVYALKRQGRTLYGFGG; encoded by the coding sequence ATGTCCGGACGTGGTAAGGGGGGGAAAGGTTTGGGGAAAGGGGGCGCCAAGCGCCACCGCAAAGTTCTGCGCGATAATATTCAGGGCATCACCAAGCCCGCCATCCGCCGCCTGGCCCGGCGTGGAGGTGTCAAGCGCATCTCTGGTCTCATCTACGAGGAGACCCGTGGGGTGCTGAAGGTGTTCTTGGAGAACGTGATCCGGGACGCCGTCACCTACACCGAGCACGCCAAGCGCAAGACGGTCACGGCCATGGACGTAGTGTACGCGCTCAAGCGCCAAGGACGCACCCTCTACGGCTTCGGcggctaa
- the LOC115848815 gene encoding histone H2B type 1-J-like: MPEAAKSAPAPKKGSKKAVTKAQKKDGKKRKRSRKESYSIYVYKVLKQVHPDTGISSKAMGIMNSFVNDIFERIAGEASRLAHYNKRSTITSREIQTAVRLLLPGELAKHAVSEGTKAVTKYTSAK, translated from the coding sequence ATGCCGGAAGCAGCTAAATCTGCTCCTGCTCCGAAAAAGGGCTCCAAGAAGGCGGTAACTAAGGCGCAGAAGAAAGATGGTAAGAAGCGCAAACGCAGCCGCAAGGAGAGTTATTCCATCTATGTGTACAAGGTGCTGAAGCAGGTCCACCCGGACACCGGTATCTCGTCTAAGGCCATGGGCATCATGAACTCGTTTGTCAACGACATTTTCGAGCGCATCGCGGGCGAGGCGTCGCGCCTGGCGCATTACAACAAGCGTTCGACCATCACGTCCAGGGAGATCCAGACGGCCGTGCGCTTGCTGCTGCCCGGGGAGCTGGCCAAGCACGCCGTGTCCGAGGGCACCAAGGCTGTTACCAAGTACACCAGCGCCAAGTAA
- the LOC115848785 gene encoding histone H2A type 1-like, which produces MMSGRGKQGGKARAKAKTRSSRAGLQFPVGRVHRLLRKGNYAERVGAGAPVYLAAVLEYLTAEILELAGNAARDNKKTRIIPRHLQLAIRNDEELNKLLGKVTIAQGGVLPNIQAVLLPKKTESHHKAKGK; this is translated from the coding sequence ATGATGTCTGGACGAGGCAAGCAAGGCGGGAAAGCTCGTGCCAAGGCCAAGACCCGCTCTTCCCGGGCGGGGCTGCAGTTTCCTGTGGGCCGAGTGCACCGCCTGCTCCGCAAGGGCAACTACGCCGAGCGTGTCGGGGCCGGCGCGCCGGTGTACCTGGCGGCGGTGCTGGAGTACCTGACTGCGGAGATCCTGGAGCTGGCGGGCAACGCGGCCCGCGACAACAAGAAGACGCGTATTATTCCGCGTCATCTGCAGCTGGCCATCCGTAACGACGAGGAGCTTAACAAGCTGTTAGGCAAAGTCACCATCGCTCAGGGTGGCGTACTGCCCAATATCCAGGCCGTGCTGCTGCCCAAAAAGACCGAGAGCCACCACAAGGCCAAGGGCAAGTAA